In Rhizorhabdus phycosphaerae, the genomic stretch ATCGCGTGTCGCGATCCGCTGGGCGTTCGCCCGCTGGTCCTCGGCCGGGTCGGCGATTCCTATATCTTTGCGTCCGAGACGGTCGCGCTGGACGTCGTGGGAGCGACCTTCCTGCGGTCGGTGGAACCCGGCGAGCTGGTGATCGTGTCCGAACAGGGCATACGCTCCATCCGCCCTTTCGCCGAGATGCGCCCCCGCCCCTGCATCTTCGAACATGTCTATTTCTCGCGCCCCGACTCGATCGTCGACGGCTCGTCGGTCTATTCGGTTCGCAAGAGCATCGGTGCCCAGCTCGCGATCGAGAGCCCTGTGGACGCCGACCTCGTCGTTCCCGTGCCCGATTCGGGAACGCCGGCCGCGATCGGTTATGCTCAGGAGTCGGGCATTCCGTTCGAGCTCGGCATCATCCGCTCGCATTATGTCGGGCGCACCTTCATCCAGCCCGGCGACCAGGTTCGCCATCTGGGCGTGAAGCTGAAGCATAATGCGAACCGAGCCCTGATCGATGGCAAGCGGCTCGTCCTGATCGATGATTCGATCGTGCGCGGCACGACCAGCGTGAAGATCCTGCAGATGCTCCGCGATGCCGGAGCACGCGAAGTCCATCTGCGCATCGCCAGCCCCCCGACCCGGCACAGCTGCTTCTACGGCGTCGACACGCCAGAGCGCGCCAAGCTGCTCGCGGCGCAGATGAACGTCGCCGAGATGGCCTCCTATATCGGTGCTGACAGTCTTGCGTTCCTGT encodes the following:
- the purF gene encoding amidophosphoribosyltransferase, encoding MLTTHPFDDDKLREECGIFGIWGAETASAMVALGLHALQHRGQEAAGITSWDGHAFHTHRAMGHVAGNFDRDEVIRSLPGRVACGHVRYSTTGETALRNVQPLFAELSSGGFAIAHNGNISNAMKLRRELVRGGSIFQSTSDTETIIHLVAMSKYRTLLDRFIDALKQVEGAYSLICMTPEGMIACRDPLGVRPLVLGRVGDSYIFASETVALDVVGATFLRSVEPGELVIVSEQGIRSIRPFAEMRPRPCIFEHVYFSRPDSIVDGSSVYSVRKSIGAQLAIESPVDADLVVPVPDSGTPAAIGYAQESGIPFELGIIRSHYVGRTFIQPGDQVRHLGVKLKHNANRALIDGKRLVLIDDSIVRGTTSVKILQMLRDAGAREVHLRIASPPTRHSCFYGVDTPERAKLLAAQMNVAEMASYIGADSLAFLSINGLYKALGEPSRDDTAPTYCDACFTGDYPTHLTDHEEMTPTDQLALNGERVVA